One window of the Spirochaetota bacterium genome contains the following:
- the nth gene encoding endonuclease III, whose translation MDKALSKRIFSLLKKRYGVPSPSLRYGGLYELAVSVVLSAQTTDAQVNAATPALFSRYPDFRSLADARVPDVERIIRSTGFYHNKARHIVLMAKAVRDDHGGALPSTREGLMSLPGIGRKSANVILSMGMGIPALAVDTHVMRVANRVGYIESDDPNRVEEALTAFIPRAEWTAAHLILITHGRTLCVARGPRCPECPVNALCEFARRNP comes from the coding sequence ATGGACAAGGCTCTTTCGAAGCGCATCTTCAGCCTGTTGAAAAAACGGTACGGCGTCCCTTCCCCCTCGCTGCGCTACGGGGGGCTCTACGAGCTCGCCGTGTCCGTGGTGCTCTCGGCCCAGACGACCGATGCGCAGGTCAACGCGGCGACGCCCGCACTCTTCTCCCGCTACCCCGATTTCCGGAGCCTGGCCGATGCGCGCGTCCCCGACGTGGAGCGCATCATTCGGAGCACGGGCTTTTACCACAACAAGGCGCGCCATATCGTCCTCATGGCGAAGGCCGTCCGGGACGATCACGGCGGAGCCCTTCCCTCCACCCGGGAAGGGCTCATGTCGCTCCCCGGGATCGGGCGCAAGTCCGCGAATGTCATACTTTCGATGGGGATGGGAATTCCGGCGCTGGCCGTCGATACGCACGTGATGCGCGTGGCGAACCGGGTCGGCTACATCGAGTCGGACGACCCGAACAGGGTGGAGGAAGCGCTTACCGCCTTTATTCCCCGCGCAGAATGGACCGCAGCGCACCTGATACTGATCACGCACGGGCGCACCCTCTGCGTCGCGCGCGGGCCCCGATGCCCGGAGTGCCCGGTCAACGCCCTGTGCGAATTCGCACGTAGAAATCCTTGA
- the ychF gene encoding redox-regulated ATPase YchF, giving the protein MSFNCGIIGLPNVGKSTIFNALSGAGAQIANYPFCTIDPNKGIVPVPDERLEKIAHMLKKSDPIHAKIEFIDVAGLVSGASKGEGLGNRFLGHIRNVDAVVHVVRCFAEPDVVHVTGGVDPVRDAGIINTELMLADLELLTRAGDKVKKLAQSGDKDAKARLAVIERACAHLDGGRLLAGMGLDEDDLAALGEYGLITLKPVLYLANIDEGGADSPAVAGLRAYAGENGAEFLYLIGKIEEEISHLPAGEKQEFLDAMGLAESGLARLIRAAVKLLGMVTFYTAATELQAWMIPDGTTMQKAAGKIHKDMERGFIRAEVFSFEDLERAGDDHKLRELGLMRAEGRDHPVRDGDIVKFLFNV; this is encoded by the coding sequence ATGAGCTTCAACTGCGGAATCATCGGCCTGCCCAATGTCGGGAAATCCACCATATTCAACGCCCTGTCCGGGGCCGGCGCGCAGATTGCGAACTACCCCTTCTGCACGATCGACCCCAACAAGGGTATCGTGCCCGTGCCCGACGAGCGGCTCGAAAAGATCGCGCACATGCTGAAAAAGAGCGACCCCATCCACGCGAAGATCGAGTTTATCGACGTCGCGGGACTGGTGAGCGGCGCGTCAAAGGGCGAGGGGCTGGGGAACCGGTTCCTGGGGCACATCCGCAACGTCGACGCGGTGGTCCACGTGGTGCGCTGTTTCGCGGAGCCCGACGTGGTGCACGTCACGGGGGGAGTGGACCCGGTGCGCGACGCCGGGATCATCAACACGGAGCTCATGCTCGCCGACCTCGAGCTGCTCACGCGCGCGGGCGACAAGGTGAAAAAGCTCGCCCAGTCGGGCGACAAGGATGCGAAGGCGCGCCTGGCCGTCATCGAGCGCGCGTGCGCGCACCTGGACGGCGGCCGCCTTCTCGCGGGCATGGGGCTCGACGAGGACGATCTCGCGGCGCTCGGGGAATACGGGCTCATCACCCTGAAGCCGGTGCTCTACCTCGCGAACATCGACGAGGGCGGCGCGGATTCGCCCGCGGTCGCGGGGCTGCGCGCCTACGCGGGAGAAAACGGCGCGGAGTTCCTGTACCTGATCGGGAAGATCGAGGAAGAGATATCGCACCTGCCGGCGGGCGAGAAACAGGAATTCCTCGATGCGATGGGGCTCGCGGAGTCGGGGCTTGCGCGACTCATCCGCGCGGCGGTGAAGCTCCTGGGCATGGTCACCTTCTACACCGCGGCCACCGAGCTGCAGGCATGGATGATACCGGACGGCACCACGATGCAGAAGGCCGCGGGGAAAATTCATAAAGACATGGAGCGCGGGTTCATCCGGGCCGAGGTGTTCTCGTTCGAGGACCTGGAGCGCGCGGGCGACGACCACAAGCTTCGCGAGCTCGGACTCATGCGCGCGGAGGGGCGCGACCACCCCGTGCGCGACGGCGACATAGTGAAGTTTCTGTTTAACGTCTGA
- a CDS encoding response regulator, translated as MNLKKYQRYLFLCCAVAITALSPLAAAHTPPVADKGVIDLRPWDFDADGSLPLNGAWEFYWDRLLAPADFARDTKPGMDGYFAIPGTWNRLSVNGAPLGHRGCATFRLTALMDGKSRCGIKLFRLSTAFRLFVNGAPVAAAGVVGPDTASSVPQYLPQVVALVPADGRAELVLQVSNFHHTKGGPREEIVVGPEESLRGAFMRKMLMELFVAGSISIMGLYHMILFLYRRRERAALHFGLFCFTISVWAVLNGELSLVQAFHGLDWRLHRTVSYLALCFSVPLFFNYVRDIFPRTPRAAVRFLNGAAAVYALVIIAAPISIYSAALPYYEIIILAAVAFVLFIVGRELAAKNIEAVYVSAGIVIYFTAVVNDILYDIYVIRTIMLGHLGLFAFFLFQSLLMARRFSRAFTLSERLSEDLRETNESLRELDRLKDEFLANTSHELRTPLSGMIGIAESLADGVAGSVSPGMRKNLDLVIASGRRLSNLVNDILDFSRLKHHDIRLSLAPVNVHSVAQAVLDVTRYLAGGKDIALVNAVDPGLPPAAADEARLEQVFHNLVGNSLKFTARGRIEVDARLLPGKGTLEIRVTDTGEGIAADRLARVFEPFEQADGSATRVHGGTGLGLSIVKRLVELHGGGVDIASQPGEGTRVSFTLPVADASLEKAQNARLVPIQSRWAGDIVAADAEISDPPAPFPPAHEKAFSCRGCRILAVDDDPVNLQVIANQLALHDYSVTTATGGADALELIRRGGDYDLVILDVMMPRVSGFEVAQAVRKNFDLFELPIIMLTARSRIVDIVTGFEAGANDYLTKPFHRDELLARVHTLIALKRAVKDNARLSVFESEIRNALTIQRSILPGCAPEVPGIDIAFRYVPMRSLGGDFFDFFMPAPGCLGAILTDVSGHGMAAALIASMVKIAFHFQLNCARDPATLLQCINDVLLGKFSKQFLTACYAFIDMEGRTISTANAGHLPLVIWKHAEQEILQLNPAGRLIGYFADTRCEDAVAPLAPGDRVILYTDGITESRNAAGEMFDERFFDAVETGGALAALGFIDDLMRRLAEWHGSDDFEDDITIVVIDIL; from the coding sequence ATGAACCTGAAAAAATATCAGCGATACCTTTTTCTTTGCTGCGCCGTCGCGATTACGGCGCTCTCTCCCCTCGCGGCCGCGCACACCCCGCCCGTCGCCGACAAAGGCGTCATCGATCTGCGCCCCTGGGACTTCGACGCGGACGGCTCCCTTCCGCTGAACGGCGCATGGGAGTTCTACTGGGACCGCCTCCTCGCGCCGGCGGATTTCGCGCGGGACACGAAACCGGGAATGGACGGGTACTTTGCAATCCCGGGCACCTGGAACAGGCTCTCGGTCAACGGGGCGCCCCTGGGACATCGCGGCTGCGCAACCTTCCGCCTCACCGCGCTCATGGACGGAAAGTCCCGCTGCGGCATCAAGCTCTTCCGGCTTTCGACCGCCTTCAGGCTTTTCGTGAACGGGGCGCCCGTCGCCGCGGCCGGCGTCGTGGGGCCCGATACGGCTTCATCGGTGCCGCAGTACCTTCCTCAAGTGGTCGCGCTCGTCCCCGCGGACGGCAGGGCCGAGCTCGTCCTCCAGGTGTCGAATTTCCACCATACGAAGGGCGGCCCGCGCGAGGAGATTGTCGTGGGTCCGGAGGAGAGCCTGCGCGGCGCCTTCATGCGAAAAATGCTCATGGAGCTCTTCGTCGCGGGAAGCATCTCGATCATGGGTCTGTATCACATGATACTGTTCCTCTATCGAAGGCGGGAGCGCGCGGCGCTGCACTTCGGCCTGTTCTGCTTCACGATCTCGGTCTGGGCCGTGTTGAACGGCGAGCTCTCCCTGGTACAGGCGTTTCACGGCCTGGACTGGCGCCTTCACCGCACGGTGAGCTACCTCGCATTGTGTTTCAGCGTGCCGCTTTTTTTCAACTACGTGCGCGATATCTTTCCGCGCACCCCGCGCGCCGCGGTGCGGTTCCTGAACGGTGCCGCGGCGGTCTATGCGCTCGTCATAATCGCCGCGCCTATCAGCATCTACAGCGCGGCGCTTCCCTACTACGAGATCATCATCCTCGCGGCCGTTGCCTTCGTGCTCTTCATCGTGGGGCGCGAGCTCGCCGCGAAGAACATCGAGGCGGTGTACGTGAGCGCCGGGATCGTGATCTATTTCACCGCCGTCGTGAACGACATCCTGTATGACATTTATGTAATTCGCACGATAATGCTGGGCCACCTGGGGCTCTTCGCGTTTTTTCTCTTCCAGTCCCTGCTCATGGCCCGTCGCTTTTCGCGAGCCTTCACGCTGTCCGAGCGCCTGTCGGAGGACCTGCGTGAAACGAACGAGTCGCTGCGCGAGCTGGACCGTCTCAAGGACGAATTTCTTGCCAACACCTCGCATGAGCTGCGCACCCCGCTCTCCGGCATGATCGGCATCGCGGAGTCGCTCGCGGACGGGGTTGCCGGCAGCGTGTCCCCGGGGATGAGGAAAAACCTGGACCTGGTGATCGCGAGCGGGCGGCGCCTCTCGAACCTGGTGAACGACATCCTGGATTTTTCGCGCCTGAAGCACCACGACATTCGGCTCTCGCTCGCGCCCGTGAACGTGCACTCCGTCGCGCAGGCGGTGCTGGACGTCACGCGCTACCTGGCGGGCGGAAAGGACATCGCCCTCGTGAACGCGGTCGATCCGGGGCTTCCCCCCGCAGCCGCCGACGAGGCGCGCCTGGAGCAGGTGTTCCACAATCTGGTGGGCAACTCGCTCAAGTTCACCGCGCGCGGGCGCATCGAGGTGGACGCGCGCCTGCTTCCCGGAAAGGGGACGCTGGAGATACGCGTCACCGATACGGGCGAGGGCATCGCGGCGGACAGGCTCGCGCGCGTGTTCGAGCCCTTCGAGCAGGCGGACGGATCGGCGACGCGCGTGCACGGGGGGACGGGGCTGGGGCTCTCGATCGTGAAGAGGCTCGTCGAACTGCACGGGGGTGGCGTCGATATTGCCTCGCAGCCGGGGGAGGGCACGCGGGTGTCCTTCACGCTTCCCGTGGCGGATGCGTCCCTGGAGAAGGCGCAGAACGCGCGACTCGTCCCGATCCAGTCCCGTTGGGCGGGCGATATCGTCGCCGCGGACGCGGAAATATCGGACCCCCCGGCGCCCTTCCCGCCGGCGCATGAAAAGGCGTTCTCGTGCCGGGGATGCCGCATACTTGCTGTGGACGATGACCCCGTCAACCTCCAGGTGATCGCAAACCAGCTCGCGCTCCACGACTACTCGGTCACCACCGCGACCGGCGGCGCCGATGCGCTTGAGCTTATCCGGCGCGGCGGCGATTACGACCTCGTGATCCTGGACGTCATGATGCCGCGCGTATCGGGTTTCGAGGTCGCGCAGGCCGTGCGAAAAAATTTCGACCTGTTCGAGCTGCCCATCATCATGCTCACGGCAAGGAGCCGCATCGTCGACATCGTCACCGGGTTCGAGGCGGGGGCGAACGATTACCTGACCAAGCCCTTTCACCGCGACGAGCTCCTGGCCCGGGTGCACACGCTCATCGCCCTGAAGCGCGCCGTGAAGGACAACGCGCGCCTTTCGGTGTTCGAGAGCGAGATCCGCAACGCGCTCACCATCCAGCGCTCGATCCTTCCCGGGTGCGCCCCCGAGGTGCCGGGGATCGATATCGCGTTCCGCTACGTCCCCATGCGCAGCCTGGGGGGCGACTTCTTCGACTTCTTCATGCCCGCACCGGGGTGCCTGGGCGCCATCCTCACCGACGTGTCGGGACACGGCATGGCCGCGGCGCTCATCGCGTCGATGGTAAAAATCGCGTTTCACTTCCAGCTGAATTGCGCGCGGGATCCCGCGACGCTTCTGCAGTGCATAAACGACGTGCTCCTCGGAAAGTTCTCGAAGCAGTTCCTCACTGCCTGCTACGCCTTCATCGACATGGAGGGACGCACGATCTCGACGGCGAACGCGGGGCACCTGCCCCTCGTCATCTGGAAGCACGCCGAGCAGGAAATCCTACAGCTAAATCCGGCCGGAAGGCTTATAGGCTACTTCGCCGATACGCGCTGCGAGGACGCGGTCGCGCCGCTCGCGCCGGGGGACCGCGTCATCCTCTACACGGACGGCATCACCGAGTCGCGCAACGCCGCGGGCGAGATGTTCGACGAGCGCTTCTTCGACGCGGTCGAGACGGGAGGGGCGCTTGCCGCATTGGGATTTATCGATGACCTCATGCGCCGCCTGGCTGAGTGGCACGGGAGCGACGATTTCGAGGACGACATCACGATCGTGGTGATCGATATTCTCTGA
- a CDS encoding RNA-binding transcriptional accessory protein — translation MISAELGIKDAQVAAAAELLAGEATVPFIARYRKEATGGLDEVAVIAIRDRLDQIRELEKRREAVLKSLADQEKLTPELDKAVREASTLSKLEDIYLPYRPKRRTRATAAREKGLEPLALRLLSQESFDVEGEAAAYVDGEKGVASTEEALAGARDIIAETINENAGARESMRALFAEKAVMGSRVVKDREEEAAKYRDYFDWAEPAAKAPSHRILAVLRGEDEGFLSARFMPADDEAVALLRGAFVKGNGAAQAQVSRAAEDCYHRLLGPSMDTETRALCKKRADEEAIAVFARNVRELLMASPMGERAVLAVDPGLRTGCKLAVLGKQGALLHHEAIYPLEPHNKIEQSAKIVAALCKKYSVEAIAVGNGTGGRDALSFLKGIGLEGVIITMVSESGASVYSASETARREFPNQDVTVRGAVSIGRRLQDPLAELVKIDPKAIGVGQYQHDVDQKELQRSLDDTVESCVNSVGVEVNTASRELLQYVSALSARMAEGIMTRRESSGPFASREEFLLVPGIGPKAFEQSAGFLRIRGAANMLDSSAVHPESYHVVQRMAADLGCSVADLVRDASLREKIDLKKYVTDTIGMPTLRDILEELTKPGRDPRREFELFTFREGVNAIADLEPGMKLPGVVTNVTNFGAFVDVGVHQDGLVHVSELSDDFVKDPYKMVKVNQKVEVTVLEVDAARKRISLSMRSDPFTPRKPKREEPITVKIAPKRAGGGKAVAAKLKSPAAPPKSTSPFAGLAGMLDKDKKKH, via the coding sequence ATAATCAGTGCCGAGCTCGGCATAAAAGACGCGCAGGTGGCCGCTGCGGCGGAGCTCCTGGCCGGGGAGGCCACGGTGCCGTTCATCGCCCGTTACCGCAAAGAGGCGACCGGCGGCCTGGACGAGGTGGCGGTCATCGCTATCCGCGACCGCCTCGACCAGATCCGGGAGCTTGAGAAACGCCGCGAGGCCGTGCTCAAGTCCCTCGCCGATCAGGAGAAACTCACGCCGGAGCTCGATAAAGCGGTGCGCGAAGCGTCCACCCTCTCGAAGCTTGAGGATATCTACCTCCCGTATCGTCCCAAGCGCCGCACCCGCGCCACGGCGGCCCGCGAAAAGGGACTGGAGCCGCTGGCGCTACGCCTTCTCTCCCAGGAGAGCTTTGACGTCGAGGGCGAGGCGGCTGCCTATGTCGACGGGGAAAAGGGCGTGGCATCGACGGAGGAGGCCCTTGCCGGGGCGCGCGACATCATCGCCGAGACGATCAACGAGAACGCCGGGGCCCGGGAATCCATGCGTGCCCTCTTCGCGGAAAAAGCCGTCATGGGCTCCCGCGTCGTAAAAGACAGGGAAGAGGAGGCGGCTAAATACCGCGATTATTTCGACTGGGCCGAGCCGGCGGCCAAGGCGCCGTCACACCGGATCCTCGCCGTCCTGCGCGGTGAGGATGAGGGTTTCCTTTCCGCGCGCTTCATGCCCGCCGACGACGAGGCCGTGGCCCTGTTGAGGGGCGCCTTCGTGAAGGGAAACGGCGCGGCCCAGGCCCAGGTGTCGCGTGCCGCCGAGGACTGTTATCACCGGCTCCTCGGCCCCTCCATGGACACGGAGACACGCGCCCTCTGCAAGAAGCGCGCGGACGAGGAGGCAATCGCCGTCTTCGCGCGCAACGTCCGGGAGCTCCTCATGGCCTCGCCCATGGGCGAGCGCGCGGTACTCGCCGTCGATCCGGGCCTGCGGACCGGCTGCAAGCTCGCCGTGCTCGGTAAGCAGGGCGCCCTCCTGCATCACGAGGCGATATATCCCCTGGAGCCACATAATAAAATCGAGCAGTCCGCAAAGATAGTCGCCGCTCTGTGCAAAAAATATTCCGTGGAAGCGATCGCCGTGGGCAACGGCACGGGGGGCCGAGACGCCCTGTCCTTCCTGAAAGGCATCGGCCTCGAAGGGGTGATAATCACCATGGTCAGCGAAAGCGGGGCCTCCGTGTATTCTGCCTCGGAGACGGCGCGCCGGGAGTTCCCGAATCAGGACGTCACGGTCCGCGGCGCCGTCTCGATCGGCAGGCGGCTTCAGGATCCGCTCGCGGAGCTCGTGAAGATCGACCCCAAGGCAATCGGCGTAGGCCAGTACCAGCACGATGTGGACCAGAAGGAGCTTCAGCGCTCCCTGGACGACACCGTGGAAAGCTGCGTCAACTCAGTGGGCGTGGAGGTCAATACGGCAAGCCGCGAGCTTTTACAGTACGTGTCGGCCCTCTCTGCAAGGATGGCCGAAGGGATCATGACGCGCCGCGAATCATCGGGGCCCTTCGCATCCCGCGAGGAGTTTCTCTTAGTTCCCGGCATTGGCCCCAAGGCTTTCGAGCAATCGGCCGGTTTCCTCCGCATCCGCGGCGCGGCGAACATGCTGGATTCAAGCGCCGTACACCCCGAGAGCTACCATGTGGTACAGCGGATGGCTGCGGACCTCGGTTGCTCCGTGGCCGATCTGGTGCGCGACGCGTCTCTTCGGGAAAAAATCGACCTCAAAAAGTATGTAACCGACACAATCGGAATGCCGACCCTCCGCGACATCCTGGAGGAACTCACGAAACCCGGGCGCGATCCGCGGCGGGAGTTCGAGCTGTTCACCTTCCGCGAAGGGGTGAACGCCATCGCCGACCTGGAGCCCGGCATGAAGCTCCCCGGCGTGGTAACCAACGTCACAAACTTCGGCGCCTTCGTGGACGTGGGTGTCCACCAGGACGGCCTTGTCCACGTGAGCGAGCTTTCCGACGATTTCGTGAAAGACCCCTACAAAATGGTCAAGGTGAACCAGAAGGTCGAGGTGACGGTCCTGGAAGTTGACGCGGCGCGGAAGCGCATCTCCCTGTCCATGCGGAGCGACCCCTTTACGCCGCGAAAGCCGAAGAGAGAGGAACCGATCACCGTGAAGATAGCGCCAAAGAGAGCAGGTGGTGGAAAGGCGGTCGCGGCGAAACTAAAATCGCCCGCGGCACCACCTAAATCAACCAGTCCCTTCGCAGGCCTTGCCGGGATGCTCGACAAGGACAAGAAAAAACACTGA
- a CDS encoding type II toxin-antitoxin system RelE/ParE family toxin, whose product MIRSFKCKDTEKVWNQIISKRFPITIQKIALRKLFMIQRAKDLNDLRIPPANRLEKLKGDRKNQYSIRINDQYRICFIWDNSDVFDVEIVDYH is encoded by the coding sequence ATGATTCGCTCATTTAAATGCAAAGATACCGAGAAAGTTTGGAATCAAATCATTTCGAAAAGGTTCCCAATCACTATTCAGAAGATCGCATTGAGAAAGCTATTTATGATTCAGCGTGCAAAGGATCTTAATGATTTGCGAATTCCTCCCGCCAATAGGCTCGAAAAGTTGAAGGGAGATAGAAAAAATCAATACAGCATTCGAATAAATGACCAGTATCGAATATGCTTTATATGGGATAATTCCGATGTGTTTGATGTTGAGATTGTGGATTATCATTGA
- the higA gene encoding addiction module antidote protein, HigA family, producing MKKLSNIHPGEILREEFLIPFKLSAYKLAKETKIPPTRISQILKGKRSITADTALRFSRFFGTTPDFWLGLQIEYDLREELRIKSRELKTIKAINTVHAI from the coding sequence ATGAAAAAATTGTCAAATATTCATCCAGGTGAGATATTACGAGAAGAATTCTTAATTCCTTTTAAATTATCCGCTTATAAATTAGCAAAAGAAACGAAAATTCCTCCTACGAGAATATCTCAAATATTAAAAGGGAAAAGAAGTATTACTGCGGATACCGCCTTGCGGTTTTCCAGATTTTTTGGAACTACACCTGATTTCTGGTTAGGGTTGCAAATAGAGTATGATCTGAGAGAAGAGCTTAGAATTAAATCGCGTGAATTAAAAACAATTAAAGCGATAAATACTGTTCATGCTATTTGA